Part of the Cottoperca gobio chromosome 16, fCotGob3.1, whole genome shotgun sequence genome, TGACATGAACTGTAATATGATAGTTAATCCTGCACTTAATCCTAATATGTTAGAGTGTGTTTATTGCATATTTTTGTTAGGCTAAATGTTGAGGCTATAGCTTTTTCTGAACTGCAACCATTGATGTTGAGTggatgtgttaaatgtgttaatgtaagacatttatttaatgtgtcGGAGTAGAACAAGTAGAGATGTTGTAAAGTCAGCAACGTGACTCAATATCTTATCtcaagtttgctaacattagctcataTTTGTTTATTAGCCACCACTTGGAATGAATTCAACGTTTGTATTTAaagggagacactacaggcaaaaactaaatttcatgcactggtcaattttgagcgTTTGGGTTATTTTGCTTCCATATGTGTTCTTTCAGACcaggggaaagaaaacattcaaactatccatttaagtgtttatttttcttaacTTTGTGAATTAGCATCTGTATATTTCtgctaaattcaccaaaagtaagcattagataatgcataattttcatatttaaacatacaatttctgaaaacttgtaatacaaaacaataaatgtcttaatgtaagtaatcagcTGGCTAAGTTTTCATGGTGACAAtaaattagtttttgttttgttttttaccctgttcacctgtagtgtttgcccctctttttaaaaagaagattgGGTTCTATCACGTCTCAAAATGAGACCGTCTCTCTTTAAGTGCTAAAATACTGCTGCTTCACTCTGCAGGTAGCGAGGCAGActtcagctcctccagcagctcaggCAGCCTAAAGACCAGAGAGGGCCTCGCCTCCATTTCAGCTGGCAAGAGAGCTCCTTCACGCAGGTATGAGGTTCAGATGTTTGTATCATCAGTCTGGTTTGCTGGGGTCACTATGAGACTAAGGCAGTTCTAGCGTAACTAGAATTCCATTTCTAGTCAAAGATTTATGTTTTCTTCTATCAAGTCGCGGCAGCTACATCAGACCGCTCCCAGTGTTCAAACCAGCCGGGAGCCCCACAGCCAACCATGATGCAGAGCTCTACGCTCCCTACAGGACTCCTCCCATAGCAGCCTCTTcaaccaacagcagcagctgcaacTCCAGCCCCACCGCCAGGTACCAAACATGGCTTTCATATCATGCATTATTAATAATCGCAGAACCGAGATTGTGGGTTTTAAAGTTGAGGGAGGAGAAGTTGTTCATCAGTTGTTGTGTGACCTCCTGGTCATGCCTAAAATATCCACATCTTTCCActtggattcattacaaatccaACCTTTTCTGCCTGAGGGAGGAATGAGCTGATTTTGGAGTCTTGAGAGATTTGTACTGAGGCTCATGTGCAGAATAACGATGAGTGAGTGTGCGGCTGGATTAAGCTCAGACCTTTATCgtttcctctctgcagctgtctgGGTTTATATCGGTCATGATTTGGCTGTGGTTGGATTAATGAGGATTTATTATAGCCAAAATCTGAATATGGTACCCAGACACTGACCCTACTAGAGACTCGTAACAGGATTAGAGTGAAATCACCTTGGTTCGGCAGAGAGAACAGGGTCATAAATATTTCACAATTATTGCGTGAACTGAATAGTGTTTGGGACCACCATGGACTTCTGACATGGTGCTCCAGGCTTTGTATTACTTGGAAGGTTTACTTCTTAGGCTTTTTATGTTTGTTGGCAGCGCAGCCCTGCATATGGTTTAACCTAAAAATACTCTCGGCGGTATAAATGACAAATTTGCAGCCTTTTGCGTTTTTATGCAGAAGCAGAATCTGCCCTTTTTTATCTTTCATTTACAGCTTCCATAAATGGAATATAACCCTCCACTGTTGTCACTTTAGGACACTTGGTGTTAGCTTTCCGGACACCAAGTCAGTGGCATGTTTTGCAAAGGCATGCTACCTTCTCCTGGGTTTTTATTTCTGGCTGCAATGCAGAGCGCTCACATCAAAGCCTCAAGTATCCCAGGTTGCTAGGATATTGTGCTAGTGAAAGAGAGGGGCTTACATGCTGCTTTGCATATTTTTCAAATCCACCCACTCATCCTCTACAGAAAAAAACACGAATCCTTTTTCAGTTCTTTGATAAAACACTGATCATAGGACATGCAAAGGGCATTTGAACGCTAATGCAATTAGCTTCTAGATTAAGGTTTTTCCTAGTAAGGTGATTTCTTTCCTTGTGGACTGTGCTTGTATTGAGATAAACCAGCATTTTAGGTTTTTTTGCCTCTAGTCTACATGCCAGTAATCCTGTGTCAGACAGTAATTCCAAGCTTCAGAGAGCATCTGCCCTGGCAGCACTCTCTCAGCTAGACAAATTACTGTCTGCATTGAGCGATTTGACTTTTAAGCATCACATTGGCTTGTTTTCTGCTGATTCATATTGTCTAGTTAGGAGCTGATGGATGATGTTGATTTTAAAGGGGTAAACCTGGCCTTTTTAAAAGGGAcatattattatacttattttcagcttcatacttgtattttggtaTGCTTAAATTTTCACATAAACACTTAATTGTTCTTATACTGCCTGTATGAATATTACTTTATTCAACCCCTGTCTGAAACGCTCTGTTTCCATCTCTTTAACATTCCCCCCTCAAAAAAAAGACCAGTGTGCTTTGAATAGCTTGCAGAAAAAAATATGGTCcacctttgcaaaggtagttctcGATATGTGGTTGGAGATATTCAGATGGGGGCGATAATTCTAATGATCCTGCGTGTGAAataggaaggggagccaaatctgaatttcttattgaatcccatgttttcagACCGAGGCAGctcataataaactgactgaGTTGTCTTCtttcagtttgtgggttggtaggcactccagatacccaaatgtatgtgcacaaacaCTGAGGTTCTGTTTCTCTACTCAACAGAAGAGCGAGCCTGGGCCGCTACCACTCCTGTGGAGACAACCATGGCATCAGACCCCCGAACCCAGAGCAGTATCTCACCCCTCTACAGCAGAAGGAAGTGTCCATCAGACACCTGAAGACCAAGCTGATGGAGTCTGAGAACAGCGTCCATGACAGGTTGGTTCAGATTTGGCAGCACAGAAGATGCTGTGACTCTATATGTAGTTTAGCATACAACTAGAAACTTGAGGAAATGGCTAGCCTGGAAGTATGGCTAGAAGTAAACCAAAACTTTTTAAAGCTTAAGCTTTGGAGGTACAGTTAGACTGGATTTTGTATATAGGGTTGTAAGCATAGCCTGAAGGAGCTAGCATGGCCAGCTGGCTAACGACAACCTCTCAAGTTGTGAGTTAAACGGCTTCATATTCACTTGTCCcttctgcttttaatattatgctaagctaactggtgGATGgctatagcttcatatttagcatatgGATATGAGTATCAATCTTCTCGTGTAACTTTCAGCGAGAAACTTTCAAACTATTCCacaaataaatctataaatgttCATTCCTCTTTTATTAGAGAGACAGAGGTTGAGGAGCTTAAGGCCCAGCTCGGCAGAATGAGGGAAGACTGGATAGAAGAGGAATGTCACCGGGTGGAGGCTCAGCTGTCCCTCAAAGAGGCTCGCAAAGAGATCAAGCAGCTGCGTCAGGTGGTGGAAACTATGAAGAGCAGCCTGATGGAGAAGGACAAGGGCATACAGAAGTATTTTATCGACATCAACATCCAAAATAGGAAGTTGGAGTCCCTGCTGCAGAGCATGGAGCTCGCCCAGAGCGGTGCCAACCTCCAAGATGAAAACACCTTGGACTTTATCTGCGACAGCCCCGATGGCAGTGAGAAGAAGATGGTGGGGGAGGAAGAGGGTGGGATGGAGCTTGGAACCCAAGGGGCGGAGGCGATGGCGGACAGCGGGCTGTTGGTGAACGATGAGATGGCCAACAGGGCGGACATTTTAGACCATATCTTCATGTCTACTGCGGTGGATTTTAGTCAGGACTTGAGCATGAAGCTGAGTGCAGTGTCTGGGCCTGGGGTGTCTGCGCTGTCAGAAGAGGGACAGTTGATTGATGAATTTACTGCTCCAGCTCTACCAAACACAGTTTCCACCACCGTCACCATCTCAAGCACAACTTCcctgcagaacacagaagatAGAGGAATCCAGACTGAGATGACACCCTTGTCTCCAGACCTGCAGGctctgctcctccagctgctcaaTTTCCACGGGGCAACAGCTCTGTCGGCCTCCAGCAGTCTTCTGGCTCTCCCAAACCTGCCCACATCCACTGCCACCACCGCCGATCTACCCGACTCAACACCTCCCCCGCCCAGTCCTGCTTCCGCAGAGAGTCCCGAGACCTCGACGGATTCCGGTATGTGCAACTCGGAACCGACAGAAAGCCAACAGTTCATGGAGGAGCTGGATTTTAGCGTCGTCGAGGAGGAACATTCTCTGTCGCCGGGAGTAGATGTGGTCGAGAAGCGTTACTGGAGCAACAGCTTCCTGGTGGATCTGGTTGCAGTGGCAGTCCCTGTGCTACCCACGGTGGCCTGGCTGTA contains:
- the sybu gene encoding syntabulin isoform X2, with the translated sequence MGPFQEYEEKKSPEKGSPRSRIPRLVLHPSPPKDKGSPLSDSPLSEEEGKEGDVSSDHSKRTISTNSFCSGSEQSAHSSPILPERKTKVKRVRVMAEWSGEPRSGSRHKRELRSAMKARGSEADFSSSSSSGSLKTREGLASISAGKRAPSRSRGSYIRPLPVFKPAGSPTANHDAELYAPYRTPPIAASSTNSSSCNSSPTARRASLGRYHSCGDNHGIRPPNPEQYLTPLQQKEVSIRHLKTKLMESENSVHDRETEVEELKAQLGRMREDWIEEECHRVEAQLSLKEARKEIKQLRQVVETMKSSLMEKDKGIQKYFIDINIQNRKLESLLQSMELAQSGANLQDENTLDFICDSPDGSEKKMVGEEEGGMELGTQGAEAMADSGLLVNDEMANRADILDHIFMSTAVDFSQDLSMKLSAVSGPGVSALSEEGQLIDEFTAPALPNTVSTTVTISSTTSLQNTEDRGIQTEMTPLSPDLQALLLQLLNFHGATALSASSSLLALPNLPTSTATTADLPDSTPPPPSPASAESPETSTDSGMCNSEPTESQQFMEELDFSVVEEEHSLSPGVDVVEKRYWSNSFLVDLVAVAVPVLPTVAWLYSRHGVDGSAPVYNIAALIRGCCIMGLHSLRHVAHRPDA
- the sybu gene encoding syntabulin isoform X1, producing the protein MGPFQEYEEKKSPEKGSPRSRIPRLVLHPSPPKDKGSPLSDSPLSEEEGKEGDVSSDHSKRTISTNSFCSDDTGCPSSQSVSPSKTPSGSEQSAHSSPILPERKTKVKRVRVMAEWSGEPRSGSRHKRELRSAMKARGSEADFSSSSSSGSLKTREGLASISAGKRAPSRSRGSYIRPLPVFKPAGSPTANHDAELYAPYRTPPIAASSTNSSSCNSSPTARRASLGRYHSCGDNHGIRPPNPEQYLTPLQQKEVSIRHLKTKLMESENSVHDRETEVEELKAQLGRMREDWIEEECHRVEAQLSLKEARKEIKQLRQVVETMKSSLMEKDKGIQKYFIDINIQNRKLESLLQSMELAQSGANLQDENTLDFICDSPDGSEKKMVGEEEGGMELGTQGAEAMADSGLLVNDEMANRADILDHIFMSTAVDFSQDLSMKLSAVSGPGVSALSEEGQLIDEFTAPALPNTVSTTVTISSTTSLQNTEDRGIQTEMTPLSPDLQALLLQLLNFHGATALSASSSLLALPNLPTSTATTADLPDSTPPPPSPASAESPETSTDSGMCNSEPTESQQFMEELDFSVVEEEHSLSPGVDVVEKRYWSNSFLVDLVAVAVPVLPTVAWLYSRHGVDGSAPVYNIAALIRGCCIMGLHSLRHVAHRPDA
- the sybu gene encoding syntabulin isoform X3 — its product is MFVTVITRPSNMVLFEGKRCFSGSEADFSSSSSSGSLKTREGLASISAGKRAPSRSRGSYIRPLPVFKPAGSPTANHDAELYAPYRTPPIAASSTNSSSCNSSPTARRASLGRYHSCGDNHGIRPPNPEQYLTPLQQKEVSIRHLKTKLMESENSVHDRETEVEELKAQLGRMREDWIEEECHRVEAQLSLKEARKEIKQLRQVVETMKSSLMEKDKGIQKYFIDINIQNRKLESLLQSMELAQSGANLQDENTLDFICDSPDGSEKKMVGEEEGGMELGTQGAEAMADSGLLVNDEMANRADILDHIFMSTAVDFSQDLSMKLSAVSGPGVSALSEEGQLIDEFTAPALPNTVSTTVTISSTTSLQNTEDRGIQTEMTPLSPDLQALLLQLLNFHGATALSASSSLLALPNLPTSTATTADLPDSTPPPPSPASAESPETSTDSGMCNSEPTESQQFMEELDFSVVEEEHSLSPGVDVVEKRYWSNSFLVDLVAVAVPVLPTVAWLYSRHGVDGSAPVYNIAALIRGCCIMGLHSLRHVAHRPDA